The following proteins are encoded in a genomic region of Candidatus Limnocylindrales bacterium:
- a CDS encoding ABC transporter permease, translating into MFTFLAFVAAWALACRLFEIPSYLLPTPIEVFQTVVSERSLLATATLVSALEAIAGFLLAAAVALGIGIFVSLQPRTLKPVLGAAIALKSIPVAALAPVFLIWCGYGVQGKILLAAIVAVFPMLIALVEGMAAIPPTDRDLFRTLRASRWQTVVKLSLPRCVPFAVAGLRIAAPMAVLGSLIAEYSGAREGLGVTMMIAAANLNSPLLFGAAILSAFLGIGAFSAIRLLEIPLQNYMESKS; encoded by the coding sequence TTGTTCACATTCTTGGCGTTCGTCGCCGCATGGGCGCTGGCTTGTCGGCTGTTCGAGATCCCGAGCTATCTCCTCCCCACACCGATCGAAGTCTTCCAAACCGTCGTGTCCGAGCGCAGTCTTCTCGCGACTGCGACCCTCGTATCCGCCCTAGAAGCGATCGCCGGGTTCCTGCTGGCCGCTGCGGTCGCACTCGGAATCGGAATCTTCGTCAGCTTGCAGCCGAGGACTTTGAAGCCCGTACTCGGCGCGGCGATCGCACTGAAGTCCATTCCAGTAGCCGCACTGGCTCCGGTGTTCCTGATCTGGTGCGGCTACGGTGTGCAGGGGAAGATCCTGCTTGCTGCCATTGTCGCGGTGTTCCCGATGCTGATCGCCTTAGTCGAAGGAATGGCTGCGATCCCGCCAACCGACCGCGACCTGTTTCGCACATTGCGCGCATCGCGCTGGCAAACGGTCGTGAAACTCTCTCTCCCGAGGTGCGTGCCGTTTGCGGTTGCGGGACTTCGCATCGCGGCGCCGATGGCCGTCCTCGGCAGCCTTATTGCCGAGTATTCGGGAGCTAGAGAGGGACTCGGAGTTACGATGATGATTGCGGCCGCGAATTTGAACTCGCCGCTACTTTTCGGCGCCGCGATCCTGAGCGCGTTCCTCGGAATCGGAGCATTCAGTGCAATACGCCTGTTGGAGATTCCACTGCAAAACTACATGGAGTCAAAGTCATGA
- a CDS encoding ABC transporter ATP-binding protein, with protein MTLASPIVLVSGLKKSFEGPAGALEAIADLSLEIGPGQITGCVGPSGCGKTTLLRLIAGLDAPTKGSILIGGRSPQFARPAVVFQNYALLPWRNLLENVALPLEIEGVASGERHARAEEVLAAVGLKGFERFRPSEVSGGMQARTAIARALTQKADVLLLDEWTASVDEITKESLHALVVELNETFRNCVAIVTHSISEAALLCDHIVVLSQRPARIVGTIDIDLPRRDRLANPDHPQLIEARRLGRALLQQSCDVSQVRL; from the coding sequence ATGACGCTTGCCAGTCCAATCGTACTGGTGTCTGGACTGAAGAAGTCCTTTGAGGGCCCTGCGGGCGCCCTCGAAGCGATCGCCGACCTCAGCCTTGAGATCGGCCCCGGCCAGATCACCGGCTGCGTTGGCCCCTCGGGCTGCGGCAAGACCACGCTACTGCGACTCATCGCAGGACTGGACGCGCCAACGAAGGGATCCATCCTAATTGGCGGGCGGTCTCCGCAGTTCGCGCGGCCCGCCGTCGTTTTTCAAAACTACGCACTCCTTCCGTGGCGCAACCTTCTCGAAAATGTCGCTCTCCCACTGGAGATCGAGGGGGTCGCTTCCGGAGAGCGCCACGCTCGCGCTGAGGAGGTGTTAGCAGCCGTTGGGCTGAAAGGCTTCGAGCGATTCAGGCCGTCAGAGGTTTCGGGCGGCATGCAAGCGCGCACGGCAATCGCCAGGGCCCTTACCCAGAAGGCCGACGTTTTACTGCTCGACGAATGGACCGCCTCGGTCGACGAGATCACCAAGGAATCCCTGCATGCTCTTGTGGTGGAGCTGAATGAGACATTCCGCAATTGCGTGGCGATCGTCACGCATTCGATCAGCGAAGCCGCACTTCTATGCGATCACATCGTCGTGCTTTCCCAGCGACCGGCCCGGATTGTCGGCACCATCGACATTGATCTGCCGAGGCGGGACCGCCTTGCAAATCCAGATCATCCTCAACTCATTGAAGCGCGACGCCTCGGTCGCGCCTTGCTTCAACAATCGTGCGACGTGTCGCAGGTAAGGTTGTAG
- a CDS encoding M23 family metallopeptidase, translating into MDSPTFLSRFKRTGKRVSGFLAFSYGLTVTLTLGIASTAAAAVPTTPTGTTPGSTTSPGPTTSSTSVPLGWNSVSGATYYDLGVKDLAAGTLVVDTTTTGTSYSASLAAGKTYRWNVAACNASGCSGYTTVLYFQTPSAVTVPAMPTGTTPGSTTSPGPTTSGTTVGLGWNAVSGATYYDFGVKDIAAGTLVVDTTTTGTSYSAALAAGKTYRWNVAACNASGCSGYTTLLYFQTPSAATVPAMPTGTTPGSTTSPGPTTSGTTVGLGWNAVTGATYYSFGVTDIAAGVLVVDKTTSGTSYSASLSAGKNYRWNVAACNASGCSGYTTLLYFQTPSAATVPATPTGTTPGSTTSPGPTTSGATVGLGWNAVTGATYYSFGVTDIAAGVLVIDTTSTGTSYSASLSAGKKYRWNVAACNASGCSGYTTLLYFQTPSAATAPAMPTGTTPGSTTSPGPTTSGTTVGLGWNAVTGATYYSFGVTDIAAGVLVVDTTTTGTSYSASLSAGKKYRWNVAACNASGCSGYTTLLYFQTPSVVASQPAKLTAPSPGSAFSGTSATFKWSTGTGVTDYWLYVGSSAGGNDFYSQDQGTNLSVTVSGLPTDGRVLYVTLWSWIGGAWQNTNATYTAYTASSQSGTELSPGSTIANRAIALGEQHRYRFPMVLGRTYFVVAIPGAHPATDVDLYTSNNSNLSTTAYQCAPRETGTTPEVCKFVASFTGTYWLLVNGTTAGRYMLSVFEQYSGQPVPTASVFDSPVAPPAATETDTDADGWYSAQDFGECNTSTIPPKLHLGEDWNRSGPDRGEVVRAVADGVVTYVAQPLASDGTPSDSWKGVLVVRHAAPTATPFLVPAGSRATSTCTSAKNWSQSKVSTAWSFYGHLDKCWTNTPLTGCPSAGSLRSWLRVGDVVRRGQPIGIIGETPLGSTGSHSHIEMWTSPLTPPGTGYSNDLTGRTDPTAFFNAN; encoded by the coding sequence ATGGATTCCCCCACTTTTCTCTCCCGTTTCAAGCGCACCGGGAAAAGGGTCAGCGGCTTTCTGGCTTTCAGTTATGGACTGACTGTGACGCTGACTCTGGGTATCGCATCAACTGCAGCCGCCGCGGTGCCGACTACCCCGACCGGCACGACGCCCGGCAGCACGACAAGCCCCGGTCCGACTACTTCGAGCACTTCGGTGCCGCTGGGCTGGAACTCGGTCAGCGGCGCGACGTACTACGACCTCGGGGTGAAAGATCTCGCTGCCGGCACGCTGGTGGTCGACACGACGACTACCGGCACTTCGTACTCGGCCAGCCTGGCAGCGGGCAAGACGTACAGATGGAACGTCGCAGCCTGTAATGCCTCGGGCTGTTCGGGCTACACGACGGTCCTGTACTTCCAGACGCCGTCGGCGGTCACTGTTCCGGCGATGCCGACGGGGACGACACCGGGCAGCACGACGAGCCCCGGCCCTACGACCTCGGGGACGACGGTCGGACTGGGCTGGAACGCGGTCTCCGGCGCGACGTACTACGACTTCGGAGTCAAGGATATCGCCGCCGGCACGCTGGTGGTCGACACGACGACTACCGGCACTTCGTACTCCGCTGCCCTGGCAGCGGGCAAGACGTACAGATGGAACGTCGCAGCCTGCAATGCCTCGGGCTGCTCAGGCTACACGACGCTGCTCTACTTCCAGACGCCGTCGGCGGCCACGGTGCCAGCGATGCCGACGGGGACGACGCCGGGCAGCACGACGAGCCCCGGCCCTACGACCTCGGGGACGACGGTCGGCCTGGGCTGGAACGCTGTGACCGGTGCGACGTACTACAGCTTCGGCGTCACCGACATCGCAGCGGGTGTACTGGTGGTCGACAAAACGACGTCCGGAACCTCGTACTCGGCCAGCCTGTCGGCGGGAAAGAACTACAGGTGGAACGTTGCCGCCTGCAACGCGTCGGGCTGCTCAGGCTACACGACGCTTCTCTACTTCCAGACCCCCTCGGCGGCCACGGTACCAGCGACGCCGACGGGCACGACGCCGGGAAGCACGACGAGTCCCGGGCCGACGACCTCGGGAGCGACGGTGGGCTTGGGCTGGAACGCCGTGACTGGTGCGACGTACTACAGCTTCGGCGTCACCGACATCGCCGCGGGCGTGTTAGTGATCGACACGACGTCGACCGGTACCTCGTACTCGGCCAGTCTGTCGGCGGGAAAGAAGTACAGGTGGAACGTTGCCGCCTGCAATGCTTCGGGCTGCTCGGGCTACACGACGCTCCTCTACTTCCAGACGCCCTCGGCGGCTACGGCACCGGCGATGCCGACGGGGACGACGCCAGGCAGTACGACCAGCCCCGGACCTACGACTTCGGGTACGACAGTGGGCCTGGGCTGGAACGCCGTGACCGGCGCGACGTACTACAGCTTCGGCGTCACCGACATCGCCGCGGGCGTACTGGTGGTCGACACAACGACGACCGGAACCTCGTACTCGGCCAGCCTGTCGGCGGGAAAGAAGTACAGATGGAACGTCGCCGCCTGCAATGCCTCGGGCTGCTCGGGCTACACGACGCTCCTGTACTTCCAGACGCCGAGCGTGGTCGCCAGCCAGCCCGCGAAGCTGACTGCACCATCGCCCGGCAGCGCTTTCTCGGGGACCTCGGCAACCTTCAAGTGGTCGACGGGTACCGGTGTGACTGACTACTGGTTGTACGTGGGCAGCTCGGCAGGCGGGAATGACTTCTATAGCCAGGATCAGGGGACGAACCTCTCCGTGACCGTGAGCGGATTGCCGACGGATGGGCGCGTTCTCTACGTCACGCTCTGGTCCTGGATCGGCGGTGCATGGCAGAACACGAACGCTACCTATACTGCCTATACCGCATCGTCACAGAGTGGGACTGAGCTGAGCCCGGGAAGCACGATCGCGAATCGTGCCATCGCTCTCGGCGAACAGCACCGCTACCGGTTCCCCATGGTCCTGGGGCGCACGTACTTTGTCGTGGCGATTCCTGGCGCACACCCTGCGACGGACGTGGATCTGTACACGTCGAACAACAGCAACCTATCGACGACCGCGTACCAGTGCGCCCCGCGAGAAACCGGGACGACCCCTGAGGTTTGTAAGTTCGTCGCCTCCTTCACGGGGACCTACTGGTTGTTGGTGAACGGTACGACCGCGGGAAGATATATGCTCTCGGTGTTCGAGCAGTACAGCGGTCAGCCCGTGCCTACGGCAAGCGTGTTCGACAGTCCGGTTGCTCCGCCCGCGGCAACTGAAACCGATACGGATGCAGATGGATGGTACTCCGCGCAGGACTTCGGAGAGTGCAACACGTCCACGATCCCGCCCAAGCTGCATCTCGGAGAAGACTGGAATCGTTCCGGGCCCGACCGCGGTGAGGTGGTGCGTGCCGTCGCAGACGGCGTGGTGACCTACGTGGCCCAGCCGCTTGCCTCCGATGGCACGCCCAGTGATTCGTGGAAGGGCGTCCTCGTAGTCAGGCACGCCGCGCCCACGGCGACTCCGTTCCTGGTCCCTGCAGGTTCCAGGGCGACTTCGACCTGCACGTCCGCGAAGAACTGGTCGCAGAGTAAGGTCTCAACGGCGTGGTCCTTCTACGGCCATCTGGACAAGTGCTGGACCAATACGCCTCTGACAGGGTGCCCGTCGGCCGGAAGCCTGAGGTCCTGGTTGCGCGTTGGCGACGTCGTCCGTCGCGGACAGCCGATCGGGATCATCGGTGAGACTCCGCTCGGCAGCACCGGGTCGCACTCCCACATCGAAATGTGGACCTCACCGCTGACGCCGCCGGGTACCGGTTACTCGAATGATCTCACGGGTAGGACGGACCCGACGGCGTTCTTCAACGCAAACTGA
- a CDS encoding DUF6527 family protein, with protein sequence MTLLRKRIAKLLRRIGWLDFDLVAVMHREHPGPGALKSDEMVIVIDGEVRKWACLLCPGGCGSAISLSLNPQRRPRWAVLTDFWTRPTVSPSVHQTNACGCHFWIKDGVVEWCPGGHPAAATELP encoded by the coding sequence GTGACGCTGCTCAGGAAACGCATTGCCAAACTGCTGCGGAGAATCGGCTGGCTCGACTTCGACCTTGTCGCCGTCATGCACCGAGAACATCCCGGTCCCGGCGCGCTGAAGTCAGACGAGATGGTGATCGTAATCGACGGCGAGGTACGGAAATGGGCGTGCCTATTGTGTCCTGGCGGTTGCGGCTCGGCGATCTCGCTGTCGCTGAATCCTCAGCGACGGCCTCGCTGGGCGGTCCTGACCGACTTCTGGACGCGGCCAACCGTATCGCCGAGCGTGCATCAGACAAATGCGTGCGGATGCCATTTCTGGATCAAGGATGGAGTGGTCGAGTGGTGTCCGGGCGGGCACCCAGCCGCCGCGACGGAGTTGCCGTGA